The proteins below come from a single Demetria terragena DSM 11295 genomic window:
- a CDS encoding LCP family protein → MPQHPATPPQRGQNRPRSETPESRADRRSREIQNAHDVRNAYRFTGISALLPGLGLVFTRRRTLGLIMSLAAVVVLLLAAYSLLSGGVISGAARFLTARGLFILLTLFVVGGLLWVLGIMLTAQETRKDGWSMRTVWWHRGFAALLCLVVATPAAIGANYVLITRDAFSRMSQDRFEGRGGTSNLPAQGGEDPWRNVPRVNMLLIGSDAGAGRFKIRADTVMFVSIDTRSGDTTLVSLPRNLQNVPFPKDNPLHKKYPDGYNCGNECILDAVWTEAGVNERELFPKNEKNPGLNTTREVVEEVVGQPIDYTTVVNLQGFEQLVNAIGGVRVNVPEKLPIGGKVENGVVIPGSIKGYLKPGDRKLNGYDALWYARSRALSSDYDRTRRQRCMVNALVSQASPTTLLQKFPGIMSAAGDNITFDIPQDYLPAFATLAQTMKKGNMRSVNLSPPTINTGNPDYDKIRTLVKKGIETPHDSKAPKSKGSAKPKPKPKAKATTDAAEPSTSTSEKPIDDTRASC, encoded by the coding sequence ATGCCGCAGCATCCTGCGACACCTCCGCAGCGGGGGCAGAACCGACCGCGGTCAGAGACTCCGGAGTCGCGTGCGGACCGTCGGTCCCGCGAGATCCAGAACGCACACGACGTACGCAACGCCTACCGGTTCACCGGTATTAGCGCCCTGCTTCCTGGGCTCGGCTTGGTGTTTACCCGGCGTCGCACCCTCGGCCTGATCATGAGTTTGGCCGCGGTGGTGGTTCTGCTCCTCGCGGCCTACTCCCTGCTCAGTGGCGGCGTGATCTCCGGAGCGGCGCGCTTCCTCACCGCACGCGGCCTGTTCATCCTGCTCACGCTCTTCGTCGTCGGCGGTTTGCTGTGGGTCCTGGGGATCATGCTCACCGCGCAGGAGACCCGCAAAGACGGATGGTCCATGCGCACGGTGTGGTGGCATCGCGGCTTCGCGGCCCTGTTGTGCCTTGTCGTGGCCACGCCGGCCGCCATCGGCGCGAACTATGTCCTCATCACCCGGGACGCCTTCAGTCGCATGTCACAGGACCGCTTCGAGGGGCGCGGCGGCACGTCAAACCTCCCGGCCCAGGGCGGTGAAGATCCGTGGCGGAACGTACCGCGCGTCAACATGCTGCTGATCGGCTCCGACGCTGGCGCGGGACGCTTCAAGATCCGGGCCGACACGGTGATGTTCGTCAGCATCGACACTCGGTCGGGTGACACCACGCTCGTGAGCCTTCCGCGCAACCTTCAGAACGTGCCCTTCCCCAAGGACAACCCCCTCCATAAGAAATACCCCGACGGCTATAACTGCGGCAACGAATGCATCCTGGATGCGGTCTGGACCGAGGCTGGCGTCAACGAGCGCGAGTTGTTCCCCAAGAACGAGAAGAACCCGGGTCTCAACACCACCCGCGAGGTCGTCGAGGAAGTCGTCGGGCAGCCGATCGACTACACCACCGTGGTCAACCTGCAGGGCTTTGAGCAACTCGTCAACGCCATCGGCGGGGTCCGGGTCAACGTGCCTGAAAAACTCCCCATCGGCGGCAAGGTCGAAAACGGGGTTGTCATTCCAGGCAGCATCAAGGGCTACCTCAAGCCGGGAGATCGCAAGCTCAATGGCTACGACGCGCTGTGGTACGCCCGCTCCCGCGCCTTGTCCAGTGATTACGACCGAACCCGCCGTCAGCGCTGCATGGTCAATGCCCTGGTCAGTCAGGCCAGTCCGACCACCTTGCTTCAGAAATTCCCCGGAATCATGAGCGCGGCCGGTGACAACATCACCTTCGACATCCCGCAGGACTATCTGCCTGCGTTCGCGACCCTCGCGCAGACGATGAAAAAGGGCAATATGCGCAGCGTCAACCTTTCGCCGCCGACGATCAACACCGGCAACCCGGACTACGACAAGATCCGTACGCTCGTGAAGAAGGGCATCGAAACCCCGCACGACAGCAAGGCGCCAAAGTCGAAGGGCTCAGCGAAACCCAAGCCAAAGCCCAAGGCCAAAGCCACGACCGATGCGGCAGAGCCGTCAACGTCAACCAGCGAGAAGCCGATCGACGACACTAGGGCATCCTGCTAG
- a CDS encoding GtrA family protein — protein sequence MPRSHDPDRRAVLRGQLVRFAIVGVGSTVLATALFWLFAHLLDHHQVASALSLVLSTIANTAVNRRFSFGVTGREGHWQVQLKALVLLAMTLGVTALALAVLEWMAPQADTVAAVVAFTVGNLIATVVRFVLLRRWLSTSPAASQTSVPPTENGRGHEVHGGGGGI from the coding sequence ATGCCCAGATCTCACGACCCTGATCGACGCGCCGTCCTGCGCGGCCAGTTGGTGCGCTTTGCCATCGTCGGGGTCGGGAGCACGGTCCTGGCCACGGCACTGTTCTGGCTATTTGCGCACCTCTTGGATCATCACCAGGTCGCCAGCGCCCTCTCGCTGGTGCTGAGCACCATCGCAAACACCGCCGTGAATCGTCGCTTCAGTTTTGGGGTGACCGGACGCGAGGGTCACTGGCAGGTTCAGCTCAAAGCGCTCGTTCTGCTGGCGATGACGCTGGGCGTGACGGCATTGGCCCTGGCCGTGCTGGAGTGGATGGCCCCGCAGGCCGACACTGTCGCGGCCGTGGTGGCTTTCACCGTGGGCAACCTCATCGCCACCGTGGTGCGCTTCGTTCTTTTGCGGCGCTGGCTGAGCACCTCACCTGCCGCGTCGCAAACAAGCGTGCCCCCGACCGAGAACGGCCGGGGGCACGAAGTGCATGGCGGAGGCGGAGGGATTTGA
- a CDS encoding NAD(P)H-binding protein encodes MIVVTGATGALNGVTVEHLLRRLPANEVGVSVRDATRAQHLADQGVRVRTGSYDDPDALRASFEGATQVLLVSSNDMDANVADQHRRAIDAAVAAGAQRILFTSQHGAGFDSPYPGSALAADAEAHLATSGVAWTALRNGFFGDLSQLLGPWQKTGVIAKPADGPFSWTSRVDAGEAAAAILTSEDAFEGPIDLTAPIAVTLADFAAIGSELTGRTIERVVLGDEEWVASEIAAGIPEAAARFSLAMFQASRSGHFAAMSPALSELLGRAPRSAAELMAEQAGGAPGPHGLVRSEDRPPPSREDHAQISRP; translated from the coding sequence ATGATCGTGGTCACCGGCGCCACCGGCGCGCTCAACGGCGTCACTGTCGAGCACCTTCTCCGTCGCCTCCCAGCGAATGAGGTCGGGGTCAGCGTGCGGGACGCCACCCGCGCGCAGCACCTCGCCGACCAGGGCGTACGCGTCCGCACCGGAAGTTATGACGATCCCGATGCCCTGCGCGCGTCCTTCGAGGGCGCCACTCAGGTGCTTTTGGTCTCGTCCAATGACATGGACGCGAATGTCGCGGACCAGCACCGGCGAGCCATCGATGCCGCCGTCGCGGCGGGCGCGCAGCGAATCCTGTTCACCAGCCAGCACGGCGCAGGCTTTGACTCGCCCTATCCCGGGTCGGCCCTGGCCGCCGATGCCGAGGCCCACCTGGCCACCTCGGGCGTCGCGTGGACGGCACTGCGCAACGGCTTCTTCGGCGACCTAAGCCAGTTGCTCGGGCCGTGGCAGAAGACCGGCGTCATCGCCAAACCCGCCGACGGTCCGTTTTCATGGACGTCTCGGGTTGACGCGGGCGAGGCTGCCGCCGCCATCCTGACCAGCGAGGATGCCTTCGAGGGGCCCATTGACCTCACCGCACCAATCGCCGTAACCCTGGCCGACTTCGCCGCCATCGGCTCCGAACTCACGGGGCGCACGATCGAACGAGTCGTCCTCGGCGACGAGGAGTGGGTGGCCAGCGAGATCGCTGCGGGCATCCCCGAGGCTGCGGCCCGCTTCAGCCTCGCGATGTTCCAGGCAAGCCGCAGCGGTCATTTCGCGGCCATGAGCCCGGCGCTGAGCGAGCTCCTCGGTCGAGCCCCTCGGTCTGCTGCAGAACTCATGGCCGAGCAGGCCGGCGGTGCGCCTGGGCCCCACGGGCTCGTACGCTCCGAAGATCGACCGCCCCCTTCCCGGGAAGACCATGCCCAGATCTCACGACCCTGA
- a CDS encoding TetR/AcrR family transcriptional regulator, with protein sequence MRQEPAPVLRADARRNTAQIREAALSVFRDRGLSVPLEEVAAAAGVSKATIFNRFGGRVGLIETVVDQIVAVEMDRIVAHTRSLPEPRERIVHYVTAMRDLQYDRPAANDVLLQAYPHSAQLMDICRAAGEMNAELIADGRAAGALHPQVGEADLHALVVDNALALKHGARPERADYDRRTGFVLHGICSD encoded by the coding sequence ATGAGGCAGGAGCCTGCGCCCGTGCTGCGCGCCGACGCCCGCCGCAACACCGCACAGATTCGGGAGGCCGCGCTCAGTGTTTTTCGTGACCGTGGGCTCTCGGTGCCGCTGGAGGAGGTCGCTGCTGCCGCGGGCGTGAGCAAGGCGACGATCTTCAACCGGTTCGGTGGTCGAGTCGGACTTATCGAGACGGTGGTCGACCAGATCGTGGCAGTCGAGATGGACCGTATCGTTGCGCACACGCGGTCCCTTCCCGAACCGCGCGAGCGCATCGTGCACTACGTCACCGCAATGCGCGACCTGCAATATGACCGCCCAGCGGCCAATGACGTGCTGCTGCAGGCCTATCCGCACTCAGCTCAGCTGATGGACATTTGTCGAGCCGCGGGAGAGATGAATGCCGAGCTCATTGCCGATGGGCGGGCCGCCGGAGCGCTGCACCCGCAGGTCGGCGAGGCAGATCTGCACGCGCTCGTCGTGGACAACGCGCTCGCGTTGAAGCATGGGGCCAGGCCAGAGCGCGCCGACTACGACCGCCGGACCGGCTTTGTCCTGCATGGCATCTGCAGCGACTGA
- a CDS encoding sensor histidine kinase produces the protein MSGRGPRGWTLRTKLVVSIVALYLLVTVVTGTATVLTSRNAQLDQVDRSLVGVVSAMTGDEKGRPGSGPPPDVGLGQLSCTTDVRGTVLSDYDRRTRSTVSSCAVVGRDGRQAVIAQGEVDDLREKGMGTTPTTVTVLGEKYRVVSAKHYDQVIDTDTSAVTTQEVISIRGLPLSAVEDSVLRLTKTVVAVSLFGLVLIGLAAWWLVRRNLRPLRRVATTAQRVAHLPLAAGEGRTHERVPPDDTDPGTEVGQVGSALNDLLDHVDDALEARHRSELQVRKFVADASHELRTPLASIRGYAELSRRQTEPVPTSVTHALSRIESESDRMTALVEDLLLLARLDAGRPLERASIDLTMMVIESVSDASAAGQDHQWSLDLPDEPCEVIGDEARLRQVLINLLGNARKHTPAGTVITTGVRQGPAGVELTVSDNGPGIPTPLQPHIFERFARGDEARTRREGSTGLGLSIVQAVVSAHGGHVGVHSEPGQTTFTVTLPTPTPEDTSTD, from the coding sequence ATGAGCGGACGAGGTCCGCGCGGGTGGACGTTGCGGACCAAGCTGGTGGTCTCGATCGTCGCGCTTTACCTGCTCGTCACGGTGGTGACTGGCACCGCGACGGTGCTGACCTCGCGTAACGCCCAACTCGATCAAGTCGACCGCTCCCTGGTCGGCGTGGTGTCGGCGATGACCGGCGATGAAAAAGGCCGACCAGGATCGGGCCCTCCACCGGATGTCGGGCTGGGGCAGTTGAGTTGCACCACCGACGTCCGCGGGACGGTGCTGTCTGACTATGACCGGCGTACCCGCAGCACGGTGAGTTCGTGCGCGGTCGTTGGCCGAGACGGCCGACAGGCCGTGATCGCCCAAGGGGAGGTCGACGACCTGCGCGAGAAGGGGATGGGGACGACGCCCACCACCGTGACGGTGTTGGGCGAGAAATACCGTGTCGTGAGCGCCAAGCACTACGACCAGGTGATCGACACCGACACCAGCGCCGTCACCACCCAAGAGGTCATCAGCATCCGCGGACTGCCGCTTTCTGCTGTCGAGGACTCGGTGCTGCGGCTGACCAAGACGGTGGTTGCCGTCAGCCTGTTCGGTCTGGTGCTGATCGGCTTGGCCGCATGGTGGCTCGTACGACGCAACCTGCGCCCACTGCGCCGGGTCGCCACCACCGCGCAGCGGGTCGCCCACCTTCCGCTCGCGGCGGGCGAAGGTCGGACCCACGAGCGCGTACCGCCCGATGACACTGATCCGGGCACCGAAGTCGGCCAGGTTGGATCGGCCCTCAATGACCTTCTCGACCACGTCGACGACGCGCTTGAGGCCCGGCATCGTTCGGAACTGCAGGTGCGAAAGTTCGTCGCCGATGCCAGCCACGAGTTGCGTACGCCGCTGGCTTCGATTCGCGGCTACGCCGAACTGTCGCGGCGCCAGACCGAGCCGGTACCCACCTCAGTCACGCACGCACTCAGTCGAATTGAGTCTGAGTCTGACCGGATGACCGCACTTGTGGAGGACCTTCTGCTGCTCGCCCGGCTCGATGCTGGCCGACCTCTTGAACGAGCCAGTATCGACCTCACGATGATGGTCATCGAGAGCGTCAGTGATGCCAGCGCCGCAGGACAGGACCATCAGTGGTCGCTCGACCTTCCGGATGAGCCGTGTGAGGTCATCGGGGATGAGGCACGGCTGCGCCAAGTGCTCATCAACCTGCTGGGCAATGCCCGCAAGCACACTCCCGCCGGCACGGTGATTACGACGGGCGTGCGGCAGGGTCCTGCTGGAGTCGAGCTCACGGTGAGCGACAACGGGCCGGGCATCCCCACTCCCCTGCAGCCGCACATCTTTGAGCGCTTCGCACGCGGCGACGAGGCGCGTACCCGCCGCGAGGGCAGCACCGGCCTTGGCCTATCCATCGTGCAGGCCGTCGTCAGCGCGCATGGCGGCCACGTCGGGGTACACAGCGAGCCAGGACAGACCACCTTCACCGTCACGTTGCCGACACCTACACCCGAGGACACCTCGACCGACTGA
- a CDS encoding response regulator transcription factor: MSTQDAPLVRVDGGPVRVLVVDDEDNLTELLSMALRLEKWDVRSAGSGSEAVRMAKEFAPDAVVLDMMLPDFDGREVLRRLRASSPAVPVLFLTARDSVEDRIAGLTAGGDDYVTKPFSLEEVVARVRALLRRSVMLAPDSSSVLTVGDLSLDEDSHEVIRGGDEISLTATEFELLRFLMRNPKRVLSKAQILDRVWNYDFGGQANVVELYVSYLRKKIDAGRDPMIHTMRGAGYVLKPAP, from the coding sequence ATGAGCACACAAGATGCGCCCCTGGTTCGGGTCGACGGCGGCCCTGTTCGCGTCCTGGTGGTCGACGACGAGGACAACCTGACCGAGTTGTTGTCGATGGCCCTTCGCCTGGAAAAGTGGGACGTCCGCAGCGCGGGCAGCGGGTCTGAGGCGGTCCGCATGGCCAAGGAGTTCGCCCCGGACGCCGTGGTGCTCGACATGATGCTCCCGGACTTCGATGGCAGGGAAGTGCTTCGCCGCCTCCGAGCGAGTTCCCCCGCTGTCCCCGTGCTGTTCCTGACCGCACGCGATTCAGTTGAGGACCGCATCGCTGGCCTGACGGCCGGAGGCGATGACTATGTCACCAAGCCGTTCTCCCTGGAGGAAGTGGTGGCCCGAGTGCGCGCGCTGCTTCGTCGCTCAGTCATGCTTGCTCCGGACTCCTCGTCCGTGCTGACCGTGGGCGATCTTTCACTCGACGAGGACAGCCACGAGGTTATCCGCGGCGGCGATGAAATCTCTTTGACAGCAACAGAGTTCGAGCTGCTTCGCTTCCTGATGCGCAACCCGAAGAGAGTCTTGTCAAAGGCACAAATCCTCGACCGCGTGTGGAACTACGACTTCGGCGGCCAGGCCAATGTGGTTGAGCTGTACGTCTCCTACCTTCGCAAGAAGATCGACGCCGGTCGTGACCCGATGATTCACACGATGCGCGGCGCAGGCTATGTCCTGAAGCCCGCACCATGA
- a CDS encoding glycerol-3-phosphate dehydrogenase/oxidase, with the protein MVMQPFSSTLGPAQREQAWRELTEREFDVLVIGGGVTGSGVALDAATRGLRTALVEARDFASGTSSRSSKLFHGGLRYLEQLNFSLVAEALKEREMMLTHIAPHLVHPVPFLYPLSHRGWERPYVATGLAMYDQMAGSSRTVPRQKHLTKGGALNLFPGLKSDALVGAVRYYDGQADDARHTMTVARTAAHYGAVVLASAEVVEVLKEANRVVGAIVRDVETDQRYTVSAKVVVNATGVWTDDIQKMVGGRGQFKVRASKGVHILVDRDRIAGEVGLILRTEKSVLFVIPWDQHWLIGTTDTDWHLDLQHPAATKSDITYILDHLNEVVAVPLTEDDIVGVFAGLRPLLAGESEDTSQLSREHAVARSVPGLVSIAGGKYTTYRIMAKDAVDAAAEDIGDLKESITEQVPLVGADGYAAMMNLKSELARETGLPEWRVEHLLGRYGSKLHEVLALADEDKTLLQPVKNAEKYLRAELKYAVTHEGALHLTDILARRTRMSIDTKHRGVDAVEETADIVGPVLGWDEATKAREVAAYRERVAAERASQQLVTDKESDAERTKAPETRQDLRTVTATT; encoded by the coding sequence ATGGTCATGCAGCCGTTCAGTTCTACCCTCGGCCCTGCCCAACGGGAACAGGCCTGGCGCGAGCTCACCGAGCGTGAGTTCGACGTTTTGGTGATCGGTGGGGGCGTCACCGGTTCTGGTGTCGCACTCGATGCCGCAACGCGCGGATTGCGTACGGCCTTGGTCGAGGCACGCGACTTCGCCAGTGGCACCTCATCGCGCTCCAGCAAGCTCTTCCACGGCGGCCTGCGCTATCTCGAGCAGCTCAACTTCTCGCTGGTGGCCGAGGCACTCAAGGAGCGGGAGATGATGCTGACGCATATCGCCCCGCACCTTGTGCACCCCGTCCCCTTCCTCTACCCGCTGTCTCACCGTGGCTGGGAGCGCCCATACGTCGCGACCGGTTTGGCGATGTATGACCAGATGGCTGGCTCGTCCCGAACCGTCCCCCGCCAGAAGCACCTCACCAAGGGCGGCGCACTCAACCTCTTCCCCGGGCTGAAATCCGATGCCCTGGTCGGCGCCGTCCGCTATTACGACGGCCAGGCCGACGACGCCCGCCACACCATGACCGTCGCCCGCACTGCCGCCCACTACGGCGCCGTGGTGCTCGCTTCTGCCGAGGTGGTCGAGGTCCTCAAGGAAGCCAACCGTGTGGTGGGCGCCATCGTGCGTGACGTCGAGACCGACCAGCGCTACACCGTGTCGGCCAAGGTTGTGGTCAATGCGACGGGCGTGTGGACCGACGACATCCAAAAGATGGTCGGTGGCCGCGGACAGTTCAAGGTGCGCGCGTCCAAGGGGGTGCACATCCTGGTCGACCGCGACCGGATCGCCGGCGAGGTCGGCCTGATCCTGCGCACCGAGAAGTCCGTGCTCTTCGTCATCCCCTGGGACCAGCACTGGCTGATCGGCACCACGGACACCGACTGGCACTTGGACCTCCAGCACCCGGCGGCGACCAAGTCCGACATCACGTACATCCTCGACCACCTCAATGAGGTCGTCGCTGTGCCGCTCACCGAGGACGACATCGTCGGGGTCTTCGCCGGCCTGCGTCCACTGCTCGCCGGGGAGAGCGAGGACACCAGCCAGTTGTCCCGCGAGCATGCCGTCGCGCGTTCGGTACCCGGCCTGGTCTCGATCGCCGGTGGCAAATACACGACCTACCGGATCATGGCCAAGGACGCAGTCGACGCCGCCGCCGAGGACATCGGTGACTTGAAGGAGTCGATCACCGAGCAGGTCCCGTTGGTCGGCGCCGACGGATACGCCGCCATGATGAACCTCAAGAGCGAACTCGCGCGCGAGACCGGTCTGCCGGAGTGGCGAGTGGAGCACTTGCTGGGACGTTACGGCTCTAAGTTGCACGAGGTCCTCGCCCTCGCCGACGAAGACAAGACGCTTTTGCAGCCAGTCAAGAACGCCGAAAAGTACCTGCGGGCCGAGTTGAAGTACGCCGTGACCCACGAAGGCGCGCTGCACCTCACCGACATCCTGGCCCGCCGGACCCGGATGTCGATCGACACCAAGCACCGTGGCGTCGACGCTGTCGAGGAGACCGCCGACATCGTGGGGCCAGTCCTGGGTTGGGATGAGGCCACGAAGGCTCGTGAAGTGGCGGCCTACCGCGAGCGCGTTGCGGCCGAGCGGGCCTCCCAGCAATTGGTCACCGACAAGGAAAGCGACGCCGAGCGCACCAAGGCCCCGGAGACCCGCCAGGACCTGCGCACGGTCACTGCGACGACCTGA
- a CDS encoding MIP/aquaporin family protein → MSLGQVFVSEVLGTMLLTLLGCGVVANNVLPKNNGFGGGFLMVNFGWGLAVFAGVFAAFKSGAHLNPAVTVGLLINGDEYAKGVEITAASTLVYFAAEMLGAIIGAVLCWAAYKKQFDEREDAGSLGVFSTGPQIKSNVWNVVTEVIGTFVLVFVILALGKTPSELGPLAVAMLVVGIGASLGGPTGYAINPARDLGPRIAHALLPIPNKDDSNWSYAWVPVVGPLIGGVLAALVANLYI, encoded by the coding sequence ATGAGTTTGGGCCAAGTGTTCGTGAGCGAGGTCCTCGGGACCATGCTTCTAACGTTGCTCGGTTGCGGTGTAGTCGCGAACAACGTGCTCCCGAAGAACAACGGCTTCGGGGGCGGGTTCCTGATGGTCAACTTCGGCTGGGGGCTCGCGGTCTTCGCGGGTGTCTTCGCCGCCTTCAAGTCCGGTGCGCACCTGAACCCGGCGGTCACTGTTGGATTGCTGATCAACGGCGATGAGTACGCCAAGGGCGTCGAGATCACCGCGGCGTCGACGCTCGTCTACTTTGCTGCCGAAATGCTCGGTGCCATCATCGGTGCCGTGCTCTGCTGGGCTGCATATAAGAAGCAGTTCGACGAGCGCGAAGACGCCGGCTCCTTGGGCGTCTTCTCCACCGGCCCACAGATCAAGAGCAACGTCTGGAACGTCGTAACCGAGGTCATTGGGACCTTCGTCCTGGTGTTCGTCATCCTCGCTCTCGGCAAAACCCCTTCGGAACTTGGCCCGCTCGCGGTGGCGATGCTGGTGGTCGGTATCGGTGCCAGCCTTGGTGGCCCGACGGGATACGCCATCAACCCTGCTCGTGACCTTGGTCCGCGTATTGCCCACGCGCTCCTGCCGATCCCCAACAAGGACGACAGCAACTGGTCCTACGCCTGGGTGCCGGTCGTTGGCCCGCTGATCGGTGGCGTTCTGGCGGCACTGGTCGCCAACCTCTATATCTGA
- the glpK gene encoding glycerol kinase GlpK, which yields MSKYIAAIDQGTTSTRCMIFDHDGKVAAVAQMEHEQIFPKAGWVEHDAKEIWENTRKVCAEALAKKDLKADDIAAVGITNQRETAVVWDKTTGDPVYNAIVWQDTRTDDIVEELGGSEGPDKYKAKVGLPLATYFSGPKVTWILDNVDGARDKAEAGDLLFGNMDTWLIWNMTGGVDGGIHITDVTNASRTLLMDLDSLAWDESIAADMKVPTSMLPEIKSSAEVYGEVRPKGVLAGVPIAGILGDQQAATFGQACFEVGNAKNTYGTGNFLLLNTGEEKVASKNGLLTTVCYKIGDNKPVYALEGSIAVTGSLIQWLRDNLQIIKDAPEVETLAKKVEDNGDVYVVPAFSGLFAPHWRSDARGVIVGLTRYANKNHIARAALEAVAFQSKEVVDAMNADSGVDLTELKVDGGMVGNDTLMQFQADLLGVPVIRPQITETTCLGAAYAAGLAVGFWESEDELRKQWAEDKRWEPQMDAETVKARTTKWSKAVKRTLDWVKGEE from the coding sequence ATGAGCAAATACATCGCTGCCATCGACCAGGGCACGACCAGCACTCGATGCATGATCTTCGACCATGACGGCAAGGTTGCCGCGGTCGCGCAGATGGAGCACGAGCAGATCTTCCCGAAGGCCGGGTGGGTCGAGCACGACGCGAAGGAGATCTGGGAGAACACCCGCAAGGTCTGCGCCGAGGCGCTCGCCAAGAAGGACCTCAAGGCCGATGACATCGCGGCGGTCGGGATCACCAACCAGCGTGAGACCGCGGTGGTCTGGGACAAGACGACCGGTGATCCGGTTTACAACGCGATCGTCTGGCAGGACACGCGTACTGACGACATCGTGGAGGAGCTCGGCGGCTCCGAAGGCCCGGACAAGTACAAGGCCAAGGTCGGTCTGCCGCTGGCAACCTATTTCTCTGGGCCCAAGGTGACCTGGATCCTGGACAACGTCGACGGCGCTCGCGACAAGGCCGAGGCCGGTGACCTGTTGTTCGGCAACATGGACACCTGGCTGATTTGGAACATGACCGGCGGTGTCGACGGTGGAATCCACATCACCGACGTGACCAACGCCTCCCGCACGCTGCTCATGGACCTGGACTCCCTCGCCTGGGATGAGTCGATCGCCGCGGACATGAAGGTCCCGACGTCGATGCTCCCGGAGATCAAGTCCTCAGCGGAGGTCTACGGCGAGGTGCGGCCGAAGGGCGTGTTGGCCGGCGTACCCATCGCCGGAATCCTCGGTGATCAGCAGGCTGCGACCTTCGGGCAGGCGTGTTTCGAGGTCGGCAACGCCAAGAACACCTATGGCACCGGCAACTTCCTCCTGCTCAACACCGGTGAAGAGAAGGTCGCGTCCAAGAACGGCTTGCTCACCACGGTCTGCTACAAGATCGGCGACAACAAGCCGGTGTACGCCCTTGAGGGCTCGATCGCCGTCACGGGCTCGCTGATCCAGTGGCTGCGCGACAACCTCCAGATCATCAAGGATGCTCCAGAGGTTGAGACCTTGGCCAAGAAGGTTGAGGACAATGGCGATGTCTATGTCGTGCCTGCGTTCTCGGGCCTGTTTGCCCCGCACTGGCGCAGTGATGCGCGCGGCGTGATCGTGGGTCTGACCCGCTACGCCAACAAGAACCACATCGCCCGGGCGGCCCTGGAGGCAGTGGCCTTCCAAAGCAAGGAAGTCGTCGACGCGATGAACGCCGACTCCGGTGTCGACCTGACCGAACTCAAGGTCGATGGCGGCATGGTCGGCAACGACACCTTGATGCAGTTCCAGGCCGATCTGTTGGGCGTGCCGGTCATCCGGCCGCAGATCACCGAGACGACCTGTCTCGGCGCGGCCTATGCGGCCGGTTTGGCGGTGGGCTTCTGGGAGTCCGAGGACGAGCTGCGCAAGCAGTGGGCCGAGGACAAGCGCTGGGAACCGCAGATGGACGCGGAGACGGTGAAGGCGCGTACGACGAAGTGGAGCAAGGCCGTCAAGCGCACGCTGGATTGGGTCAAGGGCGAGGAATAG
- a CDS encoding RNA polymerase sigma factor, whose protein sequence is MTTLALPISPTSIPAERMIQGVTCVPQEVDLAALYSAHRLTMVRLARFLVDDIATAEDVVQDAFLGLHRNQHSLRDPGAAVGYIRRAVVNQARSTLRRRRTVRAHLKVAEPEVGPPADADLEIAEEHREVLQALKHLPDRQREVLVLRYWSELSEAEIADAMGVSKGTVKSQASRAMKALQQQLEAAPS, encoded by the coding sequence ATGACAACCTTGGCCTTACCGATCTCGCCCACGAGCATCCCGGCCGAGAGGATGATTCAGGGGGTAACCTGCGTGCCGCAAGAAGTGGACCTTGCTGCGCTGTACTCCGCCCATCGGCTCACGATGGTGCGGCTCGCCCGGTTTCTCGTCGATGACATCGCGACCGCCGAGGATGTCGTCCAGGACGCCTTTCTTGGACTGCATCGCAACCAACACTCCCTTCGCGATCCCGGAGCCGCGGTGGGCTACATCCGCAGAGCCGTGGTCAACCAAGCCCGCTCCACCCTGCGGCGGCGGCGCACCGTCCGCGCTCACCTCAAGGTCGCCGAGCCAGAGGTCGGTCCTCCTGCCGATGCCGACCTGGAGATCGCCGAGGAGCACCGCGAAGTGCTGCAGGCGTTGAAACACCTACCTGACCGCCAGCGCGAGGTCCTCGTCCTGCGCTACTGGTCAGAGCTCTCCGAGGCCGAAATCGCCGACGCCATGGGCGTGAGCAAGGGCACCGTGAAATCCCAAGCCAGCCGCGCCATGAAGGCCCTACAGCAGCAGTTGGAAGCAGCACCGTCATGA